In one window of Petrotoga sp. 9PWA.NaAc.5.4 DNA:
- a CDS encoding cyclase family protein, protein MIKIIDLSVLIESESSSEPWPAKIDYFDHRAGAVEMRNKFGVKQRDLVYSSGLGWAYEWLTIMTHCGTHLDAPWHFYPMAEGKLAKTIDEIPLEWCFSDGVVLDMRHKKAGEEIAVDDIKKALNNINYTIKPLDIVLIETGCDKKIESPDYFLQPGMSRDATLWILDQGVKIIGIDAYGYDRAFKDMANDYKETGDGHKIWPAHFAGIEKEYCHIEKLANLDLIPKPHGFKVACFPIKLAKASAAWIRPVAIVEV, encoded by the coding sequence ATGATAAAAATAATTGATTTAAGTGTTTTGATAGAAAGTGAATCTTCTTCGGAACCTTGGCCAGCAAAAATTGATTATTTTGACCATAGGGCAGGAGCAGTTGAGATGAGAAATAAATTTGGAGTTAAGCAGAGAGATTTGGTATATTCTTCAGGACTGGGATGGGCATATGAATGGCTCACTATTATGACCCATTGTGGGACGCATCTTGATGCTCCTTGGCATTTTTATCCCATGGCTGAAGGGAAACTCGCCAAAACTATTGACGAAATACCTCTTGAATGGTGTTTTTCGGATGGGGTGGTATTAGATATGCGCCATAAAAAAGCTGGTGAAGAGATTGCAGTAGATGACATAAAAAAAGCACTTAATAATATAAATTATACGATTAAACCCTTAGACATAGTCCTAATTGAAACGGGATGTGATAAAAAAATAGAGAGTCCTGACTATTTCTTACAACCAGGCATGAGTAGAGATGCGACACTTTGGATTCTTGATCAAGGGGTGAAGATTATAGGAATCGATGCATATGGTTATGATAGAGCATTCAAAGATATGGCAAATGATTACAAAGAAACTGGAGATGGACATAAAATTTGGCCTGCTCATTTTGCTGGAATCGAAAAAGAATATTGTCATATAGAAAAATTAGCAAATCTTGATCTCATTCCAAAACCTCATGGTTTTAAAGTGGCATGTTTTCCAATAAAATTGGCTAAAGCTAGTGCAGCTTGGATTAGACCCGTTGCTATTGTTGAAGTATGA